From Cupriavidus necator N-1:
GCGCCGCCGCCCGGCTGCAGGATCACGGTGGTTCCACTTTCGGTCATCGTGGTCAGATCCTTGAACACACCGTTATTGATGAGCGCCCCGATGCTCACCTTGTTGTACTGGCCGCGATAGCTTGTCTTCACCTTACCGACCACGCCGTTTAGCTCCGTTGTCAGCTGCTGCACTTGCGAGTCGGTCTGGTTGCGGGAGAACAGCACCAGAATCGCCACCAGCGCGATACCGGCCAGCAGCAGGTAGAAGCCGTATTCATCCAGCACGCCGCCGCCCCACTGCTTGCGTGTGCGGCGGTTGCGCTGGCCAGCCGGCGCGGTCTTGGGATTCATCAGCGCTGGCTGGCCAGTGGTCGCCGGCGCAACGTGCAGGGCGGCTTGATCGGCGGTCAGGGTCTTGGTTGCGTCGGTCATTGCAGGTTCTCCAGATGGTATCGGGGTAATAAGGGGGGGTTGTCAGGGTTAGGTGGAACCAACGTCAGGGTTGCGTAGACGGCGCAGGCTGCACAGGCCGTTTGCCAGCCATGCCGGCCAGTTGCGTGCGCACCTTCATTTCCTGCGCCATAAACGCAGGCATGAAGGCCAAGCCGGTGATCAGGATGATGAGCACGATCGTCGCGCGGCGATTGAACTGGGCGGCGCGCTGCAGCATCAGCTTGGGAGTCGTCACCAGCAGGTCATCGGCCACCGTGTGCAGCATCTTCGAGAGGTCACTCTCATACTCGGCAATGTCCTGAATCCGGTAACTCGTGTCGCGGTCAAAGAGTCCCGTGTCGAACACCTTGCCGCCCTCGTTGGGGTTGTATTCGAGGTTGAGCTCCATGCGCTCGATGTGGTGCGACAGGTACGGATAGGCGTTGGCACGCATCAACGTGAGGCCGTCCGCCAGGCTGCGCAGATCACCACCGAAGCGCTTCGTGACGGCCGACAGCCCCGCCAGGAACTGGGCGCTTTGGAAGCGGCGGAAAAAGTCGAACACCAGCACTTTCCGATCCAGCCAAGCGCGGTGAGGGCCGACGTAGCTCTTGAGGGCGCGCAGCACCCACACGCAGGCGACGACTTCGAGGAGGACCACGAGCCAGCCCCAGTGCCGCAGGAAGGTCGTGGTGTTGTGGAAGGTCTTGCCGATCGGTCCGTACTGGCTCACGTCCAGCATGGTGCGGAACGAATCATCGACCTTGGGGCCAACGAGGAAGGCCATGGCTGCAAGATAGGCGTGCAGGATGACCAATGTCATCAAAACGCCAGCGAGAGTCAGGGCAATACCAGCCCGCGCCTCTCCCAACGCCGTCAGGTTGCGCGCCAGCGTCTCAAGTCCTTCCCGAATGTCCCCACCGTCCTCGGCAACGGCCAGGATCGGGATATCCTCGTCGGGGACGGTGCCCCGGAAGATTTCCGTCACGCGCGAGCGCTGCATCTGGCCGTCGATGCCCTCGGAGCGCGAAAGCCAGTGCGCGGCCAGAATTCCCAATGGCTCGCCAGCGCGGCGTGCCGCGTCCTTGGCGAAATGGTTCGCGATCGGCTCGCCAGGCATGTGCTGGATGCGCTTGGCGAGGTCGTAGTAATACGTGGCCCGCATGCTGCGGAACCGGTACTTGGCCCAAAAGAGCTTGTCGGCAAACACGCGGTCGCCGGCGCGCAGGGCAGGCGTGCCCACCTTGCGCGAGAACACGCCAGCGAAGCGTTTGATCAGGTTCTGCATCATGCGTGAATCCCCATTGTGTTGGTAGCACGCGCCAGTTCGCGCTGGCGCCGGGCCT
This genomic window contains:
- a CDS encoding type II secretion system F family protein, whose product is MMQNLIKRFAGVFSRKVGTPALRAGDRVFADKLFWAKYRFRSMRATYYYDLAKRIQHMPGEPIANHFAKDAARRAGEPLGILAAHWLSRSEGIDGQMQRSRVTEIFRGTVPDEDIPILAVAEDGGDIREGLETLARNLTALGEARAGIALTLAGVLMTLVILHAYLAAMAFLVGPKVDDSFRTMLDVSQYGPIGKTFHNTTTFLRHWGWLVVLLEVVACVWVLRALKSYVGPHRAWLDRKVLVFDFFRRFQSAQFLAGLSAVTKRFGGDLRSLADGLTLMRANAYPYLSHHIERMELNLEYNPNEGGKVFDTGLFDRDTSYRIQDIAEYESDLSKMLHTVADDLLVTTPKLMLQRAAQFNRRATIVLIILITGLAFMPAFMAQEMKVRTQLAGMAGKRPVQPAPSTQP
- a CDS encoding type 4 pilus major pilin, with the protein product MTDATKTLTADQAALHVAPATTGQPALMNPKTAPAGQRNRRTRKQWGGGVLDEYGFYLLLAGIALVAILVLFSRNQTDSQVQQLTTELNGVVGKVKTSYRGQYNKVSIGALINNGVFKDLTTMTESGTTVILQPGGGALTVAPAQLLSANDSLQWTIPQQPDAACISIVASYQGSAGKILVNGTTIKAVGGSVDPSKVACSGGSNTIDLFIA